One region of Chanodichthys erythropterus isolate Z2021 chromosome 24, ASM2448905v1, whole genome shotgun sequence genomic DNA includes:
- the LOC137014825 gene encoding histone H3-like → MARTKQTARKSTGGKAPRKQLATKAARKSAPATGGVKKPHRYRPGTVALREIRRYQKSTELLIRKLPFQRLVREIAQDLKTDLRFQSSAVMALQEASEAYLVGLFEDTNLCAIHAKRVTIMPKDIQLARRIRGERA, encoded by the coding sequence ATGGCAAGAACCAAGCAGACCGCTCGTAAATCCACCGGTGGCAAAGCCCCGAGGAAGCAGCTCGCTACCAAAGCCGCCCGTAAGAGCGCTCCGGCCACCGGTGGCGTCAAGAAGCCCCATCGTTACAGGCCCGGGACCGTGGCTCTCCGAGAGATCCGCCGTTATCAGAAGTCCACCGAGCTGCTGATCCGCAAACTGCCCTTCCAGCGTCTGGTCCGAGAAATCGCTCAGGACTTAAAGACGGATCTGCGCTTCCAGAGCTCCGCTGTCATGGCCCTGCAGGAGGCCAGCGAGGCTTATTTGGTCGGTCTGTTTGAGGACACCAATCTCTGCGCCATCCACGCCAAGAGGGTCACCATCATGCCCAAAGACATCCAGCTGGCCCGCCGTATCCGCGGAGAGCGCGCCTAA